In Canis lupus dingo isolate Sandy chromosome 1, ASM325472v2, whole genome shotgun sequence, a single genomic region encodes these proteins:
- the LOC112643623 gene encoding cytochrome c oxidase subunit 6B1 isoform X2, which yields MAEDIKSKIKNYQTAPFDSRFPNQNQTRNCWQNYLDFHRCEKAMTAKGGDVSVCEWYRRVYKSLCPISWVCVGLG from the exons ATGGCAGAAGACatcaagtccaaaatcaagaactACCAGACTGCCCCTTTTGACAGCCGCTTCCCCAACCAGAACCAGACTAGGAACTGCTGGCAGAACTACCTGG ACTTCCACCGCTGTGAGAAGGCAATGACTGCTAAAGGGGGTGATGTCTCCGTGTGCGAATGGTACCGGCGAGTGTACAAGTCCCTCTGCCCCATATCCTGGGTAT